One Phalacrocorax aristotelis chromosome 11, bGulAri2.1, whole genome shotgun sequence DNA segment encodes these proteins:
- the LOC142063336 gene encoding magnesium transporter NIPA2-like isoform X2, whose amino-acid sequence MGGAGARAGFYVGLGLALASSAFIGSSFILKKKGLLRLCRRGRARAGQGGHAYLQEWLWWAGLLCMGVGEAANFAAYAFAPATLVTPLGALSVLVSAVLSSTFLNEQLNVHGKIGCILSILGSTVMVIHAPQEEEVSSLASMAEKLKDPGLGIALKELFSGKPVLREPLGWVLLVCLVICISIQINYLNKALDIFNTSVVTPIYYVLFTTAVMMCSAILFKEWQHMVLDNIIGTISGFLTIVSGIFLLHAFRDMPFTPDLLPLFLQQGRADLHTLWRSADRHQSCQHQPLLPSEDKSSQSAEEEEEEEGESM is encoded by the exons ATGGGGGGTGCGGGAGCGCGGGCGGGCTTCTACGTGGGGCTGGGCCTGGCGCTGGCCTCCAGCGCCTTCATCGGCAGCAGCTTCATCCTCAAGAAGAAGGGGCTGCTCCGTCTGTGCCGCCGCGGCCGCGCCAGGGCAG GCCAAGGAGGTCATGCATACCTGCaggagtggctttggtgggcagggctgctgtgca TGGGAGTTGGAGAAGCAGCAAATTTTGCTGCCTATGCCTTTGCCCCTGCAACGCTGGTAACTCCACTGGGTGCTCTAAGTGTCCTTGTTAG TGCAGTTCTGTCCTCTACCTTCCTGAATGAGCAGCTGAATGTTCATGGGAAGATTGGCTGCATCTTGAGTATCCTGGGCTCCACAGTGATGGTGATCCATGCTCCACAGGAAGAAGAAGTTTCCAGCCTGGCATCAATGGCAGAGAAGCTGAAAGATCCAG GCTTGGGGATTGCCCTGAAAGAATTGTTTTCTGGGAAGCCAGTCCTGAGAGAACCACTGGGCTGGGTGCTCCTGGTGTGCCTGGTGATCTGCATCAGCATCCAGATCAACTATCTGAACAAAGCATTGGACATCTTCAACACATCTGTGGTCACACCGATTTACTACGTGCTCTTCACTACAGCAGTCATGATGTGCTCTGCCATCCTCTTCAAGGAGTGGCAACACATGGTGCTAGACAACATCATTGGCACCATCAGTGGTTTCCTCACCATCGTGTCTGGCATCTTCCTCCTGCACGCCTTCAGGGACATGCCCTTCACCCCTGACCTCCTGCCCCTCTTCCTGCAGCAAGGCAGGGCAGATCTGCACACCTTGTGGAGGAGTGCAGACAGACACCAGTCATGTCAGCACCAGCCTCTTCTGCCCTCAGAGGATAAAAGCTCTCAGagtgcagaggaagaagaggaggaggaaggtgaaaGCATGTGA
- the LOC142063336 gene encoding magnesium transporter NIPA2-like isoform X1 yields the protein MGGAGARAGFYVGLGLALASSAFIGSSFILKKKGLLRLCRRGRARAGQGGHAYLQEWLWWAGLLCMGVGEAANFAAYAFAPATLVTPLGALSVLVSAVLSSTFLNEQLNVHGKIGCILSILGSTVMVIHAPQEEEVSSLASMAEKLKDPGFIVFALCVLVSSLLLIFVAGPRYGQSNVLVYVLVCSAIGSLSVSCVKGLGIALKELFSGKPVLREPLGWVLLVCLVICISIQINYLNKALDIFNTSVVTPIYYVLFTTAVMMCSAILFKEWQHMVLDNIIGTISGFLTIVSGIFLLHAFRDMPFTPDLLPLFLQQGRADLHTLWRSADRHQSCQHQPLLPSEDKSSQSAEEEEEEEGESM from the exons ATGGGGGGTGCGGGAGCGCGGGCGGGCTTCTACGTGGGGCTGGGCCTGGCGCTGGCCTCCAGCGCCTTCATCGGCAGCAGCTTCATCCTCAAGAAGAAGGGGCTGCTCCGTCTGTGCCGCCGCGGCCGCGCCAGGGCAG GCCAAGGAGGTCATGCATACCTGCaggagtggctttggtgggcagggctgctgtgca TGGGAGTTGGAGAAGCAGCAAATTTTGCTGCCTATGCCTTTGCCCCTGCAACGCTGGTAACTCCACTGGGTGCTCTAAGTGTCCTTGTTAG TGCAGTTCTGTCCTCTACCTTCCTGAATGAGCAGCTGAATGTTCATGGGAAGATTGGCTGCATCTTGAGTATCCTGGGCTCCACAGTGATGGTGATCCATGCTCCACAGGAAGAAGAAGTTTCCAGCCTGGCATCAATGGCAGAGAAGCTGAAAGATCCAG GATTCATTGTATTTGCTCTATGTGTCCTGGTGAGCTCCCTTCTGCTTATCTTTGTGGCTGGTCCGCGTTATGGACAAAGCAATGTCCTCGTTTATGTTTTGGTCTGCTCTGCCATTGGCTCgctttctgtgtcctgtgtCAAAGGCTTGGGGATTGCCCTGAAAGAATTGTTTTCTGGGAAGCCAGTCCTGAGAGAACCACTGGGCTGGGTGCTCCTGGTGTGCCTGGTGATCTGCATCAGCATCCAGATCAACTATCTGAACAAAGCATTGGACATCTTCAACACATCTGTGGTCACACCGATTTACTACGTGCTCTTCACTACAGCAGTCATGATGTGCTCTGCCATCCTCTTCAAGGAGTGGCAACACATGGTGCTAGACAACATCATTGGCACCATCAGTGGTTTCCTCACCATCGTGTCTGGCATCTTCCTCCTGCACGCCTTCAGGGACATGCCCTTCACCCCTGACCTCCTGCCCCTCTTCCTGCAGCAAGGCAGGGCAGATCTGCACACCTTGTGGAGGAGTGCAGACAGACACCAGTCATGTCAGCACCAGCCTCTTCTGCCCTCAGAGGATAAAAGCTCTCAGagtgcagaggaagaagaggaggaggaaggtgaaaGCATGTGA